In the Cellvibrio sp. KY-GH-1 genome, ATCAATCCAATTGAAACCCTGTTTGTAATTGATGCGATGATTGGTCAGGATGCGGTTAATACTGCTAAGGCCTTTAACGATGCATTGCCATTAACGGGTGTGATTCTTACCAAAGCGGATGGCGATGCGCGCGGCGGTGCTGCCTTGTCTGTTCGTCACATTACCGGTAAACCTATTAAATTTTTGGGTATGGGCGAGAAGGTTGATGCTCTTGAGCCTTTCCATCCCGATCGTATTGCCTCGCGTATATTAGGTATGGGTGATGTGCTCTCTTTGATTGAGCAGGTAGAGCGCAACGTAGATAAAGAAAAAGCTGAAAAGTTAATCAAGAAAGTTACCAAGGGACAAAAGTTTGACCTTGAAGATTTGCGCGATCAATTGCAGCAAATGCAAAACATGGGCGGTTTAACCTCCATGTTGGATAAGTTGCCTGGCTTGGGTAATGTGGCGCAGATGGCGCAATCGGCTAATGTGAACAAGCAGTTCAAACAAATGGAAGCCATCATTAACTCAATGACGCCTGAAGAGCGCCGCAATCCGGATGATTTAAGTGGTTCGCGCAAACGTCGTATTACAATGGGTTCGGGTACGCAGATTCAGGATTTGAATCGCTTATTAAAACAGTACAAGCAAATGGCCAAAATGATGGGCAAAATGAAAGGCGGCGGCATGCAAAAAATGATGCGTGGATTGGGAGGGATGATGCCTGGTGGTATGCCTCCAGGGGGGCTTTGCCACCCGGCTTTAAAAAGTGAGTTAAAAAACCCGCGAGCGCGGGTTTTTTTATGTCTCGGTATTATGGTGTTAGCTATGTGGTTATTAATGGCGCGCAGTTAGCGCGTGAAGGCCCCTAAGTGCGCAGAATTAAGGGGGGAGCGTTAGGCGTTAATTAGTTTGCCCTTGCAGGGTTAGGACTAAAGTACGGCTACCGCCATGGTTACGGTGTTCACACAAGCGATACACCTAAGTGACAAAACACATGGCAAATGTAATTCATTGAATAGTAAGGTTATTTTTGTGAAACGTTTTGTCATGTAGATTCTCATAATTAGGCCTATTTTTTTGCTATATCACATGTCAGGTTTTAACGCTTTTACTTGAAAACCAAAATCGTGTGGACAATAGGAGCCGATAACATTGAACCATATTATAAAGTATTACTTTCAGAGTGAAGTATTCCAGCGAGACTTCTGGTTCAAACTCCGCTTACCATTCTAAAAGCCTGCCAGTATTTACAATCAAAAGCTAGTGACATAGAGGGTTCAAATTTCTTTATCACTGCAGCTATTAAACCTACCTTTGCAGGAAAAGATCCCCCCTCGTTGAACTTCCGTGCATCCAGTATTGGTAAATTTTTCGTCTGTTGTCTCCCTTGACAGTATTAATCTAATGATCTTATGGTGGGGGATTGTCATGTTTTATCAACGCTAAACGATGCTTTGCTATACCACTATAAAAAATGTGGTTAGAAAGGATAATTGTGTTTTTTCCATTCTACTCTAATCAAAAGGGGCTGCTAGATTCTTGCGTATAAAGCTGATGCAATTGCAGCAATTCTTTACGAAACCGACCAAATACGTTGATGGTGGTATCATAGGATTTTGCCAACATTGAAATGTGGATAGGTGGTAGATCATCTATATTGGTTTGCAACTCGCCTACAGGCATATTTTCAAAAGTAATTTCTGTTATGTCTTCAAATTGTTGCGGTTCTTGTAGTTTGATCGCTAATGGCTTTTCATCGTCACTATTTGGCATTGTTTCGCGTCGAATAGTTGCAGATTCCGGTATTTCTTCTGCCACACGATTCGCGTATTCCCCTAAATTGGGTTCGGCCGGTAAATACAAATAACTTTCACCGGGAACATCGCCCATACGTAAAACACGTCCCAATACTTGCCGAAGATGCAATTCTGTTTTGACTCGTGTCAGGTGGCAGCACACGCGCAGTCGTGGAATGTTAGTGCCTTCACTCACCATCCCTACGGAAATAATCCAAGGCTGGGTGCTGTTTCTAAAAGAATTTATAGTACCGTGGGCATCTTCATCCATGTAAGTAGCAACACAGGCTCGCTGGCCTAAGTGACGTTCCAGTAGTGTCGCAATCTTATAAGCATGATTTACTGATGCGGCGACGATAAGGCCGCCCGCATTCTCGTGCTGCTTGCGAATTTGCATTAACTTTTTTGAGGATTGTTTTAGTAGATACACAATCAGTGCATCGATACCAATCAGTTGTTGGTATGAGCAATCTGATAGTTTGAGTAACTCAGCGAAAGATGAATATTTCTCTGTTGTATCACCCCGTTTTACGACTATGCGATCATTGTCCACCAACGTGATGCTGGGAGCCCGACACACCTTTTCCTGAATAGCCTGCGCCATTCCATAAATAAAATCACAGCGGATTTTGTTGTGCTGACAGTAACTGGATAAAGCGATGGGGATTCGGTCAGAGCGCCAAGGTGTGCCGGTCAAGGCAATGGTATATGCCGCGCGCCCCTGAATATGCTGAATAATGGTTTGCCCCCACGCATTGGCGTTTTCAAAATTATCACCTGCGCAGTGATGTATCTCATCAAAAATTACTAGCACGTGATGGGTTTGAAACAATGCCCAAAATGCATCTCCCAAACTCAACATCGATTGATATGTTAAAGACTGTCCCCTTGATCCGAGGCGACCATCCATCCGAAAGCCGGTATGAACTTCCAGCGCTTGTTGAAAATCGGACGACACAATGATTGAGGGCGAAAAACACAATACCAAATCGACCATGCCCTGCTGTAAAAGCCGGTGCGCCAACGTTGCCGCCATGACGGTCTTGCCTGCGCCGGGGGTCGCGAGACACAGGAAGTGATTATCTTCATTCTTGAATTTCGACAGAGCCTGTTCAACACATCGGAATTGCCAGCGTCGTAACTTCATTGCGCCAAACCTGTTTGCCTCGCCAACAGGCTTTCAAGGGCTTTCACTCGCCCGAGCAATTTGGAGCACTTGTCACGGGATTGGTTGTACAGAGGTTGTATATCATCTTGCAGCTCGGGAATCTCGCTGCAAATTGCATCATATTCCTCGGTCTCGCCCATTGCGGACAACATTTCCAATTTGTGCCGATTTAGCCGCTCTTGCAGGCTCTGGCGAGGA is a window encoding:
- a CDS encoding DEAD/DEAH box helicase, which encodes MKLRRWQFRCVEQALSKFKNEDNHFLCLATPGAGKTVMAATLAHRLLQQGMVDLVLCFSPSIIVSSDFQQALEVHTGFRMDGRLGSRGQSLTYQSMLSLGDAFWALFQTHHVLVIFDEIHHCAGDNFENANAWGQTIIQHIQGRAAYTIALTGTPWRSDRIPIALSSYCQHNKIRCDFIYGMAQAIQEKVCRAPSITLVDNDRIVVKRGDTTEKYSSFAELLKLSDCSYQQLIGIDALIVYLLKQSSKKLMQIRKQHENAGGLIVAASVNHAYKIATLLERHLGQRACVATYMDEDAHGTINSFRNSTQPWIISVGMVSEGTNIPRLRVCCHLTRVKTELHLRQVLGRVLRMGDVPGESYLYLPAEPNLGEYANRVAEEIPESATIRRETMPNSDDEKPLAIKLQEPQQFEDITEITFENMPVGELQTNIDDLPPIHISMLAKSYDTTINVFGRFRKELLQLHQLYTQESSSPF